One stretch of Prochlorococcus marinus XMU1402 DNA includes these proteins:
- a CDS encoding methyltransferase family protein, whose amino-acid sequence MKLNQIINLHKGLTAFVVVGLMIFFDNFTIAPYVYLALHGTYGLLWLLKEKIFPDPYFKEKINFLTSVTGFIFLGSYWVAPYILISSQKSVPNIVIAASVSINIIGVFLHFASDAQKYFSLKLKKDLIKEGFFKNIRNTNYLGEILIYLSFAILSMSFIPLVILAIFFSIVFLPRMIKKDKSLSKYDSFEEYKKKSGLILPKLNA is encoded by the coding sequence ATGAAACTTAATCAAATAATTAATCTACATAAGGGGCTCACTGCATTTGTAGTGGTAGGTCTTATGATTTTTTTTGATAATTTTACTATCGCTCCCTACGTTTATTTAGCTCTGCATGGTACTTATGGATTACTTTGGCTTCTAAAAGAAAAGATATTTCCAGATCCTTATTTTAAAGAAAAAATAAATTTTTTAACTTCAGTTACTGGTTTTATTTTCCTTGGAAGTTACTGGGTAGCTCCCTACATTCTTATCTCATCTCAGAAATCTGTTCCAAATATCGTAATAGCTGCCTCTGTATCTATAAATATAATTGGTGTGTTTCTACACTTTGCTAGTGATGCCCAAAAATATTTTTCTCTTAAATTAAAAAAAGATCTAATTAAAGAAGGATTTTTCAAAAATATAAGGAATACAAATTATCTAGGAGAAATACTAATTTATCTATCATTTGCCATACTTTCAATGAGTTTCATACCATTAGTAATTCTTGCAATATTTTTCTCTATAGTTTTTCTACCAAGAATGATAAAAAAAGATAAATCGCTCTCAAAATATGATTCATTCGAAGAATACAAAAAGAAAAGTGGTCTTATATTACCTAAATTAAATGCCTGA
- a CDS encoding photosystem II S4 domain protein produces MINLKEILINSNYKKEAEELINISNLAYKHWETYWTGFNSTYVCEEILKDFENLNDFKFFIYGGFSSSQRSRIACFRGDNIPAEDALKSNFPAQGIKISGNFLFDNATQDDFRSLLIENGVNQIKVGDIWTIGDRGAQGIIDNSDIKHLDEKIFYLRDVKVKVNLVDIDELQIPSGRSKKLVNTVEASTRLDAIASAGFRVSRTKIIERIENGMLRLNGSKVNKPTINLKIGDKLELENKGFIEILNLEITKRERWKVKLLRK; encoded by the coding sequence ATGATTAACTTAAAAGAAATCTTAATAAATTCAAACTACAAAAAAGAAGCTGAAGAATTAATAAATATTTCTAACTTAGCTTACAAACACTGGGAAACTTATTGGACTGGGTTTAATTCAACTTATGTTTGCGAAGAGATTTTAAAAGATTTTGAAAATTTAAATGATTTTAAATTTTTTATTTATGGAGGATTCTCCTCTTCTCAAAGATCTAGGATAGCTTGCTTTAGAGGAGATAATATTCCTGCAGAGGATGCGCTAAAAAGTAATTTTCCAGCTCAAGGAATAAAAATTAGTGGAAATTTTTTATTTGATAATGCTACACAAGACGACTTTAGATCCCTCTTAATTGAAAATGGGGTTAATCAAATAAAAGTTGGAGATATATGGACTATTGGCGATAGGGGGGCACAAGGGATAATTGATAATTCAGATATTAAACATCTAGATGAAAAGATTTTTTATTTAAGAGACGTAAAAGTAAAAGTTAATTTAGTAGATATAGATGAATTACAAATACCCTCTGGAAGATCAAAAAAACTTGTCAATACAGTAGAAGCTTCAACAAGATTAGATGCTATAGCCTCAGCTGGCTTTAGGGTATCACGAACCAAAATCATTGAAAGGATAGAAAATGGAATGCTCAGATTAAATGGAAGCAAAGTTAATAAGCCAACAATTAATCTAAAAATCGGCGATAAACTAGAACTTGAAAATAAAGGATTTATCGAAATTCTAAATTTAGAAATAACCAAAAGAGAACGCTGGAAAGTTAAATTACTTAGAAAATGA
- a CDS encoding FAD-binding domain-containing protein translates to MSFLLKAQNTWENFAKYKINDYAKLRNFDFGPNNESSVSKLSPFITHRILSEYDLIHDIKSKYKIKNSTKFVEEIFWRVYWKGWMENRPKVWRNFILENNLDFDYELYESAINGNTELDFFNSWVNELKQYNYLHNHTRMWFASTWIFNLGLPWQLGAKFFFKYLFDGDASSNLLSWRWVGGLQTKGKQYLFASSNLRKFSNNRFNVEKISNQQIYLEESHQIPFEDEIYKNDMDPKSDNLIMFENDLHLATLKNLLPSYKKVFIILLKNEQRQIKLSESVLKFKQDLVSEFLEQFDNVEQIDPYSLENTFKNTNEIDIIYPGVGENYDFITEFKNLYHKKIFNLVRDEDLFAWKFAKRGFFKFKENIPKINQRILENFSKK, encoded by the coding sequence ATGTCATTTTTATTAAAAGCTCAAAATACCTGGGAAAATTTTGCGAAATATAAAATCAATGATTATGCAAAATTAAGAAATTTTGATTTTGGGCCAAATAACGAAAGTTCAGTTTCAAAATTATCGCCTTTCATTACTCATAGAATATTATCGGAATATGATCTGATCCATGATATTAAAAGTAAGTACAAAATCAAAAATTCAACTAAATTTGTTGAAGAAATATTTTGGAGAGTTTACTGGAAAGGGTGGATGGAAAATAGACCTAAAGTTTGGAGAAATTTTATTTTAGAAAACAATCTCGATTTTGATTATGAGTTATATGAAAGTGCAATTAATGGCAATACAGAATTAGATTTTTTTAATTCTTGGGTAAATGAATTAAAGCAGTACAACTATTTGCATAACCATACAAGAATGTGGTTTGCGAGTACTTGGATATTTAATTTAGGCCTTCCATGGCAATTGGGAGCAAAGTTTTTCTTTAAATATCTTTTTGATGGAGATGCTTCATCTAATCTCCTTAGCTGGAGATGGGTCGGAGGATTGCAAACTAAGGGAAAACAATATCTTTTTGCATCATCAAACCTCAGAAAGTTTTCAAATAATAGATTTAATGTAGAAAAAATAAGTAATCAACAAATTTATCTTGAAGAATCTCATCAAATTCCATTTGAAGATGAGATTTATAAAAATGATATGGATCCTAAATCAGATAATCTGATTATGTTTGAAAATGATCTGCACCTTGCAACCCTTAAAAATTTACTTCCAAGCTATAAAAAAGTATTTATTATTCTTTTAAAAAATGAACAAAGACAAATTAAATTGTCTGAATCTGTATTGAAATTTAAACAAGATTTGGTCTCTGAATTTTTAGAGCAATTTGATAATGTTGAACAGATTGATCCTTATTCATTGGAAAATACTTTTAAAAATACTAACGAAATAGACATTATTTATCCTGGAGTGGGAGAAAATTATGATTTCATAACTGAGTTTAAAAATCTATACCATAAAAAAATTTTTAATCTTGTGAGGGATGAAGATTTATTTGCTTGGAAATTTGCTAAAAGAGGGTTTTTTAAATTTAAAGAAAATATTCCAAAAATAAATCAGAGAATATTAGAAAATTTTTCAAAAAAATAA
- a CDS encoding NAD-dependent DNA ligase, with amino-acid sequence MNNLLVRDVKYLDEQYRIGEGIISDDAFKQLEKLFIPVDREPEYFNQKNNKLLPKLAKENFKEFLESLLTKTRLSIQPKIDGCAIAIRYLDGNFNKAITKKGFDVSSKIKQIKNVPDCIPIKRDFQIRGELYATNQVAGISQRITRKYLNDKNGIGESLRFCCFQILNGRLNQYETLNYLKKCGFSTPDSYFTNHTSEIQIYKKNWLEKKIFAKYPTNGIVVKINSRKLQLLREKSLSEKNEWQYAIEK; translated from the coding sequence ATGAATAATTTATTAGTGAGAGATGTTAAGTATCTTGATGAACAATACAGAATAGGTGAAGGCATAATTTCGGATGATGCATTTAAGCAACTCGAAAAGCTCTTTATTCCTGTTGATCGAGAGCCTGAATACTTTAATCAAAAAAATAATAAACTTTTGCCAAAATTAGCCAAAGAAAACTTTAAAGAATTTTTGGAAAGTTTATTAACAAAAACAAGATTAAGCATTCAACCAAAAATTGATGGCTGTGCTATTGCAATTAGATATCTAGATGGCAATTTTAATAAAGCTATTACAAAAAAAGGATTTGATGTCTCAAGCAAAATTAAACAAATTAAAAACGTCCCCGATTGTATTCCTATCAAACGAGATTTTCAAATTAGAGGTGAACTATACGCTACAAACCAAGTTGCCGGCATTTCCCAAAGAATTACAAGAAAATACCTCAATGATAAGAACGGGATTGGAGAAAGTCTCCGCTTTTGCTGTTTCCAAATACTTAATGGAAGACTTAATCAATACGAAACCCTTAACTATCTTAAAAAATGTGGCTTCAGCACCCCTGACAGTTACTTCACAAATCATACAAGCGAAATCCAAATATATAAAAAAAATTGGTTAGAGAAAAAAATATTTGCGAAATATCCAACTAATGGGATAGTTGTAAAAATAAATAGTAGGAAATTACAGTTACTTAGAGAGAAAAGTTTATCTGAAAAAAACGAATGGCAATATGCAATTGAAAAATAA
- a CDS encoding DoxX family protein, with amino-acid sequence MLSKILTKSFSKDTALLILRVITGTVLIHHGYEKLANIENFADAFVRPLHLPFPIFLSYIAAFSEIGGSWLLIIGLATRFGALAIVGTISVAIYHALVTSGFNIFLLELLLLYFASATSIALTGPGNFSLDEVIIRILKSEEEEEIIPSTRAKASKQDEVKEETSKGGLFQFLQANILSDTSS; translated from the coding sequence GTGCTTTCAAAAATTCTTACCAAGTCGTTTAGCAAAGATACTGCTTTATTAATTCTTAGAGTTATAACTGGAACTGTTCTTATTCATCACGGTTATGAGAAATTAGCAAATATAGAAAATTTCGCTGATGCTTTTGTAAGACCATTACATCTCCCATTCCCAATATTTTTATCATACATAGCAGCATTCTCAGAAATAGGTGGTAGTTGGTTACTAATTATCGGCTTAGCCACAAGATTCGGAGCTTTGGCAATTGTTGGAACAATTTCTGTCGCTATATATCATGCACTTGTTACTTCAGGTTTTAATATTTTCTTACTAGAGCTTTTACTTTTGTATTTCGCTTCAGCAACTTCAATTGCATTAACAGGCCCCGGTAATTTCTCCTTAGATGAAGTCATTATCAGAATTTTGAAATCAGAAGAAGAAGAGGAAATTATACCTTCAACAAGAGCAAAAGCTTCCAAGCAAGATGAAGTTAAAGAAGAAACAAGTAAAGGTGGTTTATTCCAATTTTTGCAAGCGAACATACTCTCAGATACTTCAAGCTAA
- a CDS encoding pyridoxamine 5'-phosphate oxidase family protein yields MPDNNLPSWRQDLKSSRKKEGKSPSNRWIQLATVSKENEPRLRTVVFRGWHKDSSMIIFTDRRSEKIGHLKSNPNAEILWFFLKTKSQYRFKGKIHELSDNKNYWDLLSEKSKSSWFWGSPGEKINPKVQSTYEILSNLPKTKNFVVLNFEIDSVDLLKLEQPVHKRYLWEKINKWEKVEINP; encoded by the coding sequence ATGCCTGATAACAACTTACCCAGTTGGAGGCAAGATTTAAAATCTTCTAGAAAAAAAGAGGGCAAATCACCCTCTAATAGATGGATACAGCTTGCAACAGTCAGCAAAGAAAATGAGCCAAGATTAAGAACAGTTGTTTTCAGAGGATGGCATAAAGATAGTTCAATGATTATTTTTACAGATAGAAGAAGTGAAAAAATTGGGCATTTAAAATCTAACCCTAATGCAGAAATCTTATGGTTCTTTTTGAAAACGAAATCGCAATATAGATTCAAAGGAAAAATACATGAATTAAGTGATAACAAAAATTATTGGGATTTATTATCAGAAAAATCAAAATCTTCTTGGTTTTGGGGATCTCCTGGAGAGAAAATAAACCCAAAAGTCCAATCTACTTATGAAATATTATCCAATCTACCCAAGACAAAAAATTTTGTAGTTCTAAATTTTGAGATTGATTCAGTAGATCTTCTTAAATTAGAACAACCTGTTCATAAACGATATCTTTGGGAAAAGATTAATAAATGGGAAAAAGTTGAAATTAATCCTTAA
- the serA gene encoding phosphoglycerate dehydrogenase translates to MTKVLITDPIDQTGIDILSQVAQVDQKIGISDSELASIIKDYDALMIRSGTQVTEEIINSSSKLRIIGRAGVGVDNVDVKAATQKGVLVVNSPGGNTIAAAEHTIAMMLALSRHIPIANSSTLLGKWERKKFVGNELYKKKLGVVGLGKIGAHVAKVANALGMEVCGYDPFVSTERAQQIQVKLSDLEDLFQQSDYVTLHLPRTPETENLVNMEVLKSMKSSAKLINCARGGLIDEEALAEALNKSMIGGAAIDVFSKEPLESNSPLLKVEKNLILTPHLGASTREAQENVAVDVAEQIRDVLLGLSARTAVNIPGLNPDIMDSLKPHLQLAETMGMLISQLSGGQIQKLEVKLQGEFVQHPSQPLIIASLKGLLGKALGDRINYVNASLEADSRGITIVESKDEARPEFASGSLQLTTYGDNGDHSVAGSIFADGELRIISIDQYPVNVSPSRYMLVTRHRDMPGIIGKLGSLLGSNNVNIASMQVGRKIVRGEAVMVLSIDDPIPNKLLDTIIEVEGITNANPVTL, encoded by the coding sequence ATGACAAAAGTTCTCATTACAGATCCAATTGATCAAACAGGAATCGATATTCTTTCACAAGTTGCTCAGGTTGATCAGAAGATAGGAATCTCAGACTCTGAGTTAGCTTCCATTATTAAAGATTATGATGCTTTAATGATTCGCTCTGGTACTCAAGTGACTGAAGAAATTATTAACTCTTCAAGTAAACTGAGAATCATTGGGAGAGCAGGAGTTGGAGTCGATAATGTAGATGTTAAGGCTGCTACGCAAAAAGGAGTCCTTGTTGTTAATTCTCCAGGCGGTAACACAATAGCTGCGGCTGAACATACTATAGCCATGATGTTGGCCTTATCTAGACATATTCCAATTGCTAATAGTAGTACTTTGTTAGGTAAATGGGAGAGAAAGAAATTCGTTGGGAATGAGCTTTATAAGAAAAAATTAGGTGTTGTAGGTTTAGGGAAAATTGGTGCTCATGTAGCAAAAGTTGCTAATGCATTAGGAATGGAAGTTTGCGGATATGATCCCTTTGTTTCAACTGAAAGAGCTCAACAAATCCAAGTTAAACTATCTGATCTAGAAGATTTATTCCAACAATCCGATTATGTAACTTTGCACTTGCCTCGCACACCAGAGACAGAAAATTTAGTAAATATGGAGGTGCTTAAAAGTATGAAAAGTAGCGCAAAATTAATTAATTGTGCTCGAGGAGGCTTGATTGACGAAGAGGCATTAGCAGAAGCTTTAAATAAATCAATGATTGGAGGCGCTGCAATAGATGTCTTTTCTAAGGAACCTTTGGAATCTAATTCACCACTTTTGAAGGTTGAAAAGAATCTTATTCTTACCCCTCACTTAGGAGCATCTACTAGGGAAGCACAAGAAAATGTAGCTGTTGATGTTGCAGAACAAATCAGAGATGTCTTGCTCGGGTTATCTGCTAGAACTGCAGTAAATATACCAGGTTTGAACCCTGATATTATGGATAGCTTAAAACCTCATTTGCAGTTGGCAGAAACAATGGGTATGCTTATTAGTCAGCTTTCAGGTGGACAGATTCAAAAACTGGAGGTGAAGCTTCAAGGCGAATTTGTTCAACATCCTTCCCAGCCATTAATAATAGCAAGTCTAAAAGGCCTTCTAGGTAAAGCTTTAGGAGATAGGATAAATTACGTAAATGCTTCTCTAGAAGCAGATTCCAGGGGTATTACAATTGTCGAAAGTAAAGATGAGGCAAGACCTGAATTTGCTAGCGGGTCGCTTCAATTAACCACTTATGGAGATAATGGCGACCATAGCGTAGCAGGAAGCATTTTTGCTGATGGGGAATTAAGAATTATTAGTATTGATCAATATCCTGTTAATGTATCGCCAAGTAGATACATGCTGGTTACTAGGCACAGGGACATGCCTGGTATTATCGGTAAGCTTGGTTCTTTATTGGGTAGCAATAATGTAAATATTGCCTCAATGCAAGTTGGGCGCAAAATTGTTAGAGGAGAAGCTGTTATGGTTCTAAGTATTGATGATCCAATTCCTAATAAGTTGCTTGACACCATTATTGAAGTTGAAGGAATTACCAATGCTAATCCAGTTACTTTATAA